In the genome of Falsibacillus albus, one region contains:
- a CDS encoding pyrimidine-nucleoside phosphorylase: MRMVDLIEKKRNGKELSTEEVNFIVEGYTKGDIPDYQMSAWTMAVYFQGMTEQERADLTMAMVHSGDTIDLSAINGIKVDKHSTGGVGDTTTLVLGPLVAAVGVPVAKMSGRGLGHTGGTIDKLESVEGFHVEIENDEFIRLVNENKIAVIGQSGNLTPADKKLYSLRDVTATVNSIPLIASSIMSKKIAAGADAIVLDVKTGAGAFMKTLDDSRDLAQAMVNIGNNVGRKTMAVISDMSQPLGFAIGNALEVKEAIDTLKGEGPDDLTELCLSLGSNMVVLAEKASSIEEAKGMLIEAMKDGSALEAFKVFLKAQGGDDSVVDQPEKLPQAKYIFELEAKEDGYVSEIVADEIGTAAMLLGAGRATKESEIDLAVGLMLRKKIGDSVKKGESLATIYANQENVDEVKEKLYSNISISKNKVEAPTLIHEEVHFNK; this comes from the coding sequence ATGAGAATGGTCGATTTGATCGAAAAGAAACGTAATGGAAAAGAATTAAGTACCGAAGAAGTTAATTTTATAGTAGAAGGATATACAAAAGGGGATATTCCCGATTATCAGATGAGTGCCTGGACGATGGCCGTATATTTCCAAGGTATGACAGAGCAGGAGCGGGCTGACTTAACAATGGCAATGGTGCATTCCGGCGATACAATCGATTTGAGTGCGATCAACGGTATTAAAGTGGATAAGCACTCAACAGGCGGGGTAGGCGACACGACAACGCTCGTACTGGGACCATTGGTGGCAGCAGTTGGTGTTCCTGTCGCAAAAATGAGCGGCAGAGGATTGGGGCATACTGGCGGCACGATAGACAAGCTTGAATCCGTAGAAGGATTTCATGTTGAGATCGAAAATGATGAATTTATCCGTTTAGTCAATGAAAATAAAATTGCTGTCATCGGCCAAAGCGGAAATCTGACCCCAGCCGATAAAAAGCTTTATTCACTCAGAGACGTGACGGCAACTGTCAATTCAATCCCTCTGATTGCCAGTTCAATCATGAGCAAGAAAATCGCTGCAGGTGCCGATGCAATTGTACTTGATGTAAAAACCGGTGCCGGGGCGTTCATGAAGACCCTGGATGATTCACGTGACTTGGCTCAGGCAATGGTGAATATCGGGAATAATGTCGGCAGAAAGACAATGGCTGTCATTTCAGACATGAGCCAGCCGCTTGGTTTTGCAATCGGAAATGCCCTTGAGGTGAAGGAAGCGATCGACACCCTTAAAGGGGAAGGTCCAGATGATCTGACGGAACTATGTTTATCACTGGGAAGCAATATGGTGGTTCTAGCAGAGAAAGCTTCAAGCATCGAAGAAGCAAAAGGAATGCTGATCGAAGCGATGAAAGACGGATCTGCGCTTGAAGCTTTCAAGGTCTTCCTAAAAGCACAAGGCGGGGATGATTCCGTTGTCGATCAGCCAGAAAAACTTCCGCAGGCAAAATACATTTTCGAACTTGAAGCGAAAGAGGATGGCTATGTTTCCGAAATCGTTGCAGATGAAATCGGTACTGCTGCAATGCTTTTAGGTGCAGGACGCGCGACGAAGGAATCAGAAATCGATCTAGCCGTAGGACTGATGCTAAGGAAGAAAATCGGCGATTCCGTCAAAAAAGGCGAGTCGCTCGCAACGATCTACGCAAACCAAGAAAATGTAGATGAGGTAAAAGAAAAACTTTACTCGAACATTTCCATTTCCAAAAATAAAGTTGAAGCACCTACATTGATTCATGAAGAAGTGCACTTTAATAAATAA
- a CDS encoding purine-nucleoside phosphorylase produces MNLEQIQKASDFLKNKYTGTPSIGLILGSGLGVLADEIENPVRIPYNEIPDFPISTVAGHAGQLVFGQLSGKEVVAMQGRFHYYEGYEFDQVTFPVRVMKALGVETLIVTNAAGGVNESFEPGDLMIISDHINNMGGNPLIGPNDGRLGVRFPDMSEAYNKELRHTARDIADKLNIKIQEGVYVGNTGPAYETPAEIRMFRTLGGDAVGMSTVPEVIVARHAQMNVLGISCISNMAAGILDQPLTHDEVIETTEKVRTNFLTYVKEIIKSI; encoded by the coding sequence ATGAATCTTGAACAAATCCAGAAAGCATCTGACTTTCTAAAAAACAAATATACTGGAACTCCATCCATTGGTCTTATTTTAGGATCGGGACTTGGTGTTTTGGCTGATGAAATTGAGAACCCGGTTCGAATTCCATATAATGAAATTCCTGATTTTCCAATTTCAACAGTTGCCGGACATGCCGGACAGCTTGTGTTTGGACAATTGAGCGGAAAAGAAGTAGTGGCAATGCAAGGGAGATTTCATTACTACGAAGGCTATGAATTCGATCAGGTCACATTTCCTGTGCGCGTAATGAAAGCATTGGGAGTGGAAACTTTAATCGTTACAAATGCAGCTGGCGGGGTAAATGAGAGCTTTGAGCCCGGCGATCTGATGATTATTTCAGATCACATCAACAATATGGGCGGAAATCCGCTGATTGGTCCGAATGATGGAAGGCTAGGTGTGCGCTTTCCTGATATGTCAGAGGCATATAATAAGGAATTGAGACACACTGCAAGAGACATAGCGGACAAATTGAACATCAAGATCCAGGAGGGTGTATATGTGGGGAATACGGGTCCTGCCTATGAAACACCTGCAGAAATCAGGATGTTCCGTACACTTGGCGGTGACGCAGTAGGGATGTCCACTGTGCCGGAAGTGATCGTGGCTCGCCATGCCCAAATGAACGTCCTTGGGATTTCATGCATTTCCAATATGGCTGCAGGCATTCTGGATCAGCCTCTTACGCACGATGAAGTCATTGAAACGACTGAAAAGGTTCGAACAAATTTCTTAACATATGTAAAAGAAATCATAAAATCAATCTAG
- the deoB gene encoding phosphopentomutase, translated as MNDTYKRIHLVVMDSVGIGEAPDAGRFNDLGADTFGHIAEQMGGLNMPNLGKLGLSNIREIKGIEKAEKPLAYYTKMQEASNGKDTMTGHWEIMGLHIETPFKVFPEGFPDELINELEEKTGRKVIGNKPASGTEILDELGKEQMETGSLIVYTSADSVLQIAAHEEIVPLDELYKICEIARELTLDEKYMVGRVIARPFLGEPGKFTRTSNRHDYALKPFDRTVMNELKDADYDVIALGKISDIYDGEGVTEAIRTKSNMDGMDQLIKVMDKEFTGLSFLNLVDFDALYGHRRDPEGYGKALEEFDARMPEVFEKMTDEDLLIITADHGNDPVHHGTDHTREYVPLLVYSTRMHGGKELPIRKTFADIGATVAENFGVKLPEYGESFLNDLKGE; from the coding sequence ATGAACGATACATATAAAAGGATCCACCTCGTCGTCATGGATTCAGTGGGCATCGGTGAAGCTCCCGACGCAGGGAGATTCAATGATCTTGGAGCAGATACTTTCGGTCACATTGCAGAGCAAATGGGAGGCTTGAACATGCCGAATCTAGGCAAGCTCGGCCTTTCAAATATTCGGGAGATCAAAGGGATCGAAAAAGCTGAAAAGCCACTGGCTTACTATACAAAAATGCAGGAAGCATCGAATGGAAAGGATACGATGACCGGTCATTGGGAGATTATGGGCCTTCATATCGAAACTCCGTTCAAGGTTTTCCCTGAAGGATTTCCAGATGAACTCATCAACGAGTTGGAAGAAAAAACAGGGCGGAAAGTAATCGGAAACAAGCCTGCCAGCGGAACAGAGATTTTGGATGAACTCGGGAAAGAACAGATGGAAACTGGCAGCCTGATTGTCTACACATCCGCTGATTCGGTTTTGCAGATTGCTGCGCATGAGGAAATCGTCCCGTTGGATGAGCTTTACAAGATTTGTGAAATTGCCAGGGAGCTTACCCTTGATGAAAAATATATGGTCGGCAGGGTAATTGCGAGGCCGTTCCTTGGAGAACCAGGCAAATTTACCAGAACATCCAACCGTCACGACTATGCACTGAAGCCTTTCGATCGTACCGTCATGAATGAATTGAAGGATGCAGATTATGACGTGATCGCTCTCGGGAAAATTTCAGACATTTATGATGGGGAAGGTGTGACAGAAGCGATCCGGACAAAGTCCAATATGGATGGAATGGATCAATTGATCAAGGTGATGGACAAGGAGTTCACAGGACTAAGCTTTTTGAACTTGGTTGATTTTGATGCGTTGTACGGTCATCGCCGCGACCCGGAAGGCTATGGAAAGGCGTTGGAGGAATTCGATGCCAGAATGCCTGAAGTTTTTGAAAAGATGACGGATGAAGATTTATTGATCATAACGGCAGACCACGGGAATGATCCTGTACATCATGGAACGGATCATACGCGTGAATATGTTCCTTTGCTTGTATACTCTACAAGGATGCATGGAGGTAAAGAGCTTCCGATCAGAAAAACGTTCGCGGATATCGGCGCGACGGTTGCAGAAAATTTCGGCGTGAAACTGCCTGAATACGGGGAAAGCTTCTTAAATGATCTTAAAGGGGAATAA